The Terriglobus sp. TAA 43 sequence CGGACATGTGGACGAGGTCGCAGCTCTCGTCGCATTTGTCGCCAGTTCGGAATCGTCCTACATCACCGGAGCGAATTTGACCGTAGATGGTGGTACCAACGCTTAGTAAACAGCGGCCTCATCAGGCATCGAGTCTGGAGGCCGCTGAACTGTTTCAACGGAATCGCAAATGATATTGAAGAACAAGGTTGCTCTCGTAACAGGCGCTTCAAGAGGAATCGGACGCGCCACAGCCATTGCCCTCGCTGAGGCTGGCGCGCGCGTTCTCGTTCACTACGGTCGGTCCGCACAGGAAGCCGAATCGGTTGTCGCAGCCATCCGTTCCAAAGGCGGACAGGCGGAGGCCTTGGCATCGGACCTGGCTACGCCTAGCGGAGCAGCCCAGATTGCAACGCAGGTGGGTTCACTCACCGAAGGCCACCTCGACATCGTGGTTTTGAACGCGGGTATCAGCAAGGCGGCACGCATCGCCGACTACAGCGCAGAGGATCTTGACGCTCTCTTTGCGACAAACGTTCGCGGACCATTTCTGCTCGTCCAGCAACTGCTCCCGTTCCTTCGCGAAGGTTCAAGTGTCATCGCCATCACTTCCGTCGTGGCTCGCGAGGTCGTCGGCAATCTCGCACCGGACAAGCCTTCGATCCTCGCCTACGCCTCCACCAAGGGAGCACTCGAAACCCTGGTGAAGAATTGGGCTGCCATGCTGGGCCCACAGGGCATTCGCGTCAATGCCGTAGCGCCGGGTGTGATCGACACGGATATGTCGAACTTTACAAAGACAGAAGCCGGAAGAGAGATCACCCTCCAAATGCAGGCGCTCAAACGCATCGGCAAACCGGAAGACGTAGCCGACGTAGTCGCCTTCCTGGCCTCTGACGCTGCTCGCTGGATCACTGGTGCCAGCATCCCCGTGGATGGCGGATCGAAGTTGTAGCGGTGCCGGAAATGGCTGTCAAGCCCCAAACCGACTCAACCCCAACAAACCAAAAGAAATACAGTTGGCATGGTATTTCCGCCGAACGACTAGAATAGAAACAGAAGAGAAAGGGGCCGCGCCGAGCGCGGCCCTAACTCGTTTAGAAAGACGATTTTGCCTCTAAACCCAATGGGCAGACGATTTTACAGCCACCCAATCCGTAACCCCAATAGAAAGACGATTTTAGAAAACAAGGGGGAGGGGGTGGGTATACCACGCACCCAATCAGATTCCACAAACTTCATCGCAGAATTCCGTGCAAATCTGGTCAAAATCTGACATAATCGTAGGGTTGGTCTGAAACATCGGACCCGGCATCAGGAGATCGTCATGGCAAAGGTATGCCCCATCACCGGCAAGCGTCCGATGAGCGGAAACAAAGTGTCGCACGCGAATAACAAGACGCGTCGTCGCTGGGAGCCGAACCTGCAGTGGAAGCGCATTTGGGTTCCTTCAGAGAAGAAGTTTGTGCGTATGCGCGTGTCCGCGCGTGGTCTGCGCATCATTAACAAGATCGGCGCTGACGCCGCTCTGCTCCAGGCGAAGGGATAAGACACAAACATGCGTACCCTCATCAAGCTCGTCTCCTCCGCTGGCACCGGTCACTTCTACACCACCAGCAAGAACCCCAAGACCACCAGCGCTAAGCTGGAGTTCAAGAAGTACGATCCGGTCGTGCGCAAGCACGTTTCCTACCGCGAAGCCAAGATCTAACTCTACTTCGCAACTCGTACCAGGAAACTGATGCCGCGATACCGAATGGTTCGCGGCATTCGTGTTTCCGCATGGCATCGCAAGCTTCCACCACGAGACTCCCATCCTTCAACGGAGGCTGAGCACGGTGCTTCACACGCTCCTGCAATCTCCATAGAAACCAGCGGGTTGTCTCCGATGAGTGGAAATCCTGCAGCTTAGAGGCGACACGAACCGCCAGTATGCATCTCACGGTATTGACACCGCGCTATCCCCCAGCACGAAGCGGTTGGTTCAGGAGGTCCATCCGGATGCCAGCATCTGTTCGTTCCTTTGCACTCTGTGCCACACTTTCCATCGGCCTGCTTGCGGGCTGCCATTCGAACGATGCCAGTGCAACTGGCGCAACCACAGTCCGCCTGCCC is a genomic window containing:
- a CDS encoding SDR family NAD(P)-dependent oxidoreductase, which gives rise to MILKNKVALVTGASRGIGRATAIALAEAGARVLVHYGRSAQEAESVVAAIRSKGGQAEALASDLATPSGAAQIATQVGSLTEGHLDIVVLNAGISKAARIADYSAEDLDALFATNVRGPFLLVQQLLPFLREGSSVIAITSVVAREVVGNLAPDKPSILAYASTKGALETLVKNWAAMLGPQGIRVNAVAPGVIDTDMSNFTKTEAGREITLQMQALKRIGKPEDVADVVAFLASDAARWITGASIPVDGGSKL
- the rpmB gene encoding 50S ribosomal protein L28, giving the protein MAKVCPITGKRPMSGNKVSHANNKTRRRWEPNLQWKRIWVPSEKKFVRMRVSARGLRIINKIGADAALLQAKG
- the rpmG gene encoding 50S ribosomal protein L33, encoding MRTLIKLVSSAGTGHFYTTSKNPKTTSAKLEFKKYDPVVRKHVSYREAKI